The following coding sequences lie in one Flagellimonas eckloniae genomic window:
- the fsa gene encoding fructose-6-phosphate aldolase: MKFFIDTANLDQISEAQQLGVLDGVTTNPSLMAKEGITGRENILKHYVDICKIVDGDVSAEVVSTDFDGMVKEGEELAKLHEQIVVKVPMIKDGVKALKYFSDKGIRTNCTLVFSAGQALLAAKAGATYVSPFLGRLDDISTDGLNLISEIRLIYDNYGFDTQILAASIRHTMHVIDCAKIGADVMTGPLSSIEGLLKHPLTDIGLEKFLADYRKGNG; the protein is encoded by the coding sequence ATGAAATTTTTTATTGATACAGCTAATCTTGACCAAATTTCCGAAGCACAACAACTTGGCGTTTTGGATGGCGTGACTACAAATCCATCATTGATGGCTAAAGAAGGAATAACAGGAAGAGAAAACATTCTTAAGCATTATGTGGATATCTGCAAGATTGTTGATGGTGATGTTTCTGCAGAAGTAGTTTCTACAGATTTTGATGGAATGGTTAAAGAAGGGGAGGAGCTTGCCAAATTGCACGAGCAAATAGTGGTAAAGGTCCCAATGATCAAAGATGGCGTAAAAGCTTTAAAATATTTTTCAGATAAAGGAATCAGAACCAATTGTACTTTGGTGTTTTCAGCAGGGCAGGCCTTGTTGGCAGCAAAAGCTGGTGCAACCTATGTTTCTCCATTTTTAGGAAGATTGGACGACATATCCACAGATGGTCTTAACCTGATTTCTGAAATCCGATTGATTTATGACAATTACGGGTTTGATACGCAAATATTGGCAGCATCAATACGTCATACAATGCATGTGATTGATTGTGCAAAAATAGGTGCTGATGTAATGACAGGACCATTATCTTCAATAGAAGGTCTTTTAAAACATCCACTTACTGATATTGGGTTGGAAAAATTCTTAGCAGATTATCGTAAAGGTAACGGGTAA